The segment ACGATTCGATCATTCAGCAGCGGGGCCGCCCCGGGCCCGGCATCCGCGTCGAACCTTGCCGCCAGTTTCTCTTCCATGCCGGCGCCGGCAGGGACGAACAGCAATCCGGGTTTGGTACAGAACTGGCCCGCACCCAGGGTGAAAGATCCGATGAAGCCGTCGACGATGGCGTCGGCATCGTCGAGGACGGCTCCTTCCGTGACGAAAACCGGGTTGGTGCTGCCGAGTTCACCGAAGAATGGAATGGGCGCCTCCCGGCTGACGGCGATATCGAAGAGCGCACGACCGCCTCGGATCGACCCGGTGAAAGCTCCTGACTGAATCCGCGGGTCACGCAGGACGGTGCGGCCGGCCTCGTCGCCGAAGATCACCGCAAACACGCCATCCGGCGCCCCGACCTCGGCAAGTGCCTTGATAACGAGTTCACCGGTACGGGCCGAAAGCTCGGGATGTCCGGGATGGGCCTTGAGCACGACCGGACAGCCGGCAGCGAGCGCCGATGCCGTGTCGCCACCTGCGACCGAGAAGGCAAACGGGAAGTTGCTGGCTGCGAACACGACCGCCGGCCCAAGTGGGACATTCACCCGGCGCAGATCCGGCCGGGGGCCCATCCCCCAGTCCGGGTCGCTCCGGTCGATCCGGGCGTCCAGGAAGGCTCCGTCGTCCAGGGTCTGCGCAAAGAGCCGGAGCTGGAACGTCGTTCGGCCGAGTTCACCGGACAATCGCGACTGGGACAAATGGGATTCCCGTTCGGCGATCGGCGCCAGCTCGGCCGCCGCGTCGTCGAGCCGGTCGGCGATCGCCCGCAGCGCTGCCGCCCGGGAGCTGGGCGAGAGGTCGGCAAACGGTCGTGCAGCTGACTGTGCGGCGGCCAGCACGACCTCGAGCTGCTCACTGCTGGTTGGCGTTTCGGCGGTCATGGCGAAGCTCCCCCGCTAGTCCTGCTTTGGGTCTTATGACGACCTTACCGGCGCAGGCTCCCGAGTCGACGTGGATTCCAGTTCCGCTTCCGGCATCCGGTAGTTCGTCGACATCGATCAACGGATTGTCGTCCTGGGTCGCCACCAGGGTTTTGCCTCACCCTCGGTCTCGACCGCAGGCATCGATCCCTGCAGTGGTTTGCGTGCGGTCTCCGGCATGAAGGCAGCGGCGATCACCCCGATGACGCCGGCGAACATCAGGTAGAAGGCCGGCATCAGGTCGTTGCCCGTGCCGTTGATCAGCGCCGTGACAACGAACGGCGCGGTGCCGCCGAAGATCGAGACGGCGAAGTTGTAGGAGAATGGAATACTGTGCTAATGACCACTACGACATCAGCACGGCTGCGCCGCGCCACGATTGACGACATCCCGGGCATCCTCGGATTGATCCACGAGCTCGCTGTCTATGAAAAAGAGCCGGACGCGGTCAATACCACCGAGGAGGACCTTCGAAAGGCCCTGTTCGGCGCAGACCCGGCGGCGTTTGCCCACGTCGTAGAGGTCGATGGCGAGCCAGTTGCGATGGCACTGTGGTTTCTCAACTTCTCCACCTGGGAGGGCGTACACGGGATCTATCTGGAGGACCTGTTCGTCAAGCCGGAACATCGCGGCGCAGGCTACGGGAAACTCTTGCTGAAGACTCTCGCCGAGCTCTGCGTCGAACGCGGCTACGCGCGGCTCGAGTGGAGCGTTCTGAACTGGAACGAGCCATCGATCGGCTTCTACAAGTCGTTGGGTGCCGTGCCACAGGACGAATGGACGACATTCCGACTGACCGGCGACTCACTGACAAGTCTCGGCAGCTAGGAGCTGATCCGCGCGGTTGGTCGTCGCTTCGGACCGCGAGGTGCCGGCACAAACCGCGAGGTGCTGGTCAGACCGCGAGTTCATACGCTCGCGGTCTGACCAGAAGTTCCGGTTCTGCGGCGAGCTGCCGCCCTACTAGCTCATGAGATCCAGTTTCCACTCGCACTGTCAAAAATTCTTGACATCGCCCCGAAACCCTCAAATGTCAAGCATTCTAAACACTGACGCTCAGTGCTGACATGTCCGAACTCAGATGGAATGGCGCGCATCCCTCGAAACGGCGAGAGGGGCCGGCGGCATAAGGCCCTCCGCAACCGCTAGGCCACGCTGCAGGCGCCGGTAGACACTTCCTCGGATCCTTTGCCCTCATTCAGGACCGGGGCGATTTCGTCCATCGTCAACGCGTACCCGGTGCTGTCGTCAGCGGCCGACTTGGCGAAAACGAGTCCGACAACGTCTCCCGAGGCGTCCAGCATCGGACCACCGGAGTTTCCTGGCCGTACGATTCCGCGAAGTGAATAGATCTCGCGGACCACGGTTTCCTTGTTATAGATGTCCAGGCCACGAGCCATTATGGTCTCGCGAACCCGGGACGGGGACAGCGTGTACGGGCCGTCGTTCGGGAAGCCGGCAACGACAGCCGAGTCGCCGGTATCCAACTCAGTTCCCACGGTCAGCGGCTCGGCCGGCAGCTCGTCAACCTTGAGCACGGCAACGTCGCGCGCGGCATCGAAGGCAACGACATCTGCTCGATAGGCCTCACCGACCCCGCCGACCTGCACGATCATCTTCTCGGCACCGGCAACGACGTGGGCGTTGGTGACAACTCGCCGGTCGGACATCACCCAGCCGCTGCCTTCCGTTGCCGCGCCACATCGCTGCGACTCACCGTAGATCTTCACGATGCTGTCCTCGGCGCCACGGACACCCTCGACCGCTCCGGCGTCGGGCGCATCGATTGAACGGATCTGTTCCGGCTGCCCGCTGAAGACGCTCGGGAACCCGGAGGCTTCTAGCACTTCGCCGACCTGGCCGAGCACCTGTGCGGATGGCAGCGGGATCGCGCGGTCAAGTCCGGCGACCGCGCGGGATGACGCGACCCAGGAGTTCGGTGCGACGTAGGGCGTCGTGCGGATGAAGCCAGCCGCCAACCACACAACGAGGCATGCGGCCAGCAGGCTGGCCAGCACGCCACCG is part of the Saxibacter everestensis genome and harbors:
- a CDS encoding aldehyde dehydrogenase (NADP(+)) gives rise to the protein MTAETPTSSEQLEVVLAAAQSAARPFADLSPSSRAAALRAIADRLDDAAAELAPIAERESHLSQSRLSGELGRTTFQLRLFAQTLDDGAFLDARIDRSDPDWGMGPRPDLRRVNVPLGPAVVFAASNFPFAFSVAGGDTASALAAGCPVVLKAHPGHPELSARTGELVIKALAEVGAPDGVFAVIFGDEAGRTVLRDPRIQSGAFTGSIRGGRALFDIAVSREAPIPFFGELGSTNPVFVTEGAVLDDADAIVDGFIGSFTLGAGQFCTKPGLLFVPAGAGMEEKLAARFDADAGPGAAPLLNDRIVAGYRAGLERLVDSGLAAPLVLGDEAYSDAPTPTLLSTTLPDFLANPDLLAAECFGPAALVIAYDDVSELTKVLAKLGGQLTATLHARKDEPIAAELIRLMSDRAGRLLWGGWPTGVVVSYAQQHGGPYPATTAPATTSVGTAAIARFMRPVAYQNVPQALLPIALQDVNSWGVPQRINGRLEFPAEV
- a CDS encoding GNAT family N-acetyltransferase; translation: MTTTTSARLRRATIDDIPGILGLIHELAVYEKEPDAVNTTEEDLRKALFGADPAAFAHVVEVDGEPVAMALWFLNFSTWEGVHGIYLEDLFVKPEHRGAGYGKLLLKTLAELCVERGYARLEWSVLNWNEPSIGFYKSLGAVPQDEWTTFRLTGDSLTSLGS
- a CDS encoding MarP family serine protease translates to MSFVDIVLLIVAVLVAIGGWRRGALVGVLSLIGFIAGIWLASAALPASTAWLQDHDMLSSQWKPLFGLVVVLIAGFVVQTLGYMLGVRIRASLGDGVVRGLDSVGGVLASLLAACLVVWLAAGFIRTTPYVAPNSWVASSRAVAGLDRAIPLPSAQVLGQVGEVLEASGFPSVFSGQPEQIRSIDAPDAGAVEGVRGAEDSIVKIYGESQRCGAATEGSGWVMSDRRVVTNAHVVAGAEKMIVQVGGVGEAYRADVVAFDAARDVAVLKVDELPAEPLTVGTELDTGDSAVVAGFPNDGPYTLSPSRVRETIMARGLDIYNKETVVREIYSLRGIVRPGNSGGPMLDASGDVVGLVFAKSAADDSTGYALTMDEIAPVLNEGKGSEEVSTGACSVA